In one Catenovulum adriaticum genomic region, the following are encoded:
- a CDS encoding TIGR03899 family protein — MKIDGHSKANIDLQTDNKAVKKPNPQSGSVAHVQKDNQLEAFPKAKVSIDNTANNLYRLQQIAHKFGFDKAKKDDKPLNLEQRANRRKRLKMLQKQQNVEQILEFSAEYIDSSRTQAEVDPDWLYQFFEAAESIYARPMQQLWGKILAMQTAKPNRFSLRALVTLKTMTYQEANIFQAACALAMTDKSDKGGKILTGLYCQLGLLSWFKSVKPKHLNLSKFGLSYPDLLSLIELGLIYSSEIESSPYPINHALALENRQHKINIKVKNDNTILTYYKLTQTGIELASLIAGNAKQDYFKQMTDTFTPELEISINSTQDS, encoded by the coding sequence GTGAAAATAGACGGCCATTCTAAAGCTAATATAGATTTACAAACTGATAATAAAGCAGTGAAGAAACCCAATCCACAATCAGGTAGTGTAGCGCATGTGCAAAAAGATAATCAGTTAGAGGCTTTTCCCAAAGCAAAAGTGTCGATTGATAATACCGCGAATAATTTATATCGATTACAGCAAATTGCACATAAATTTGGGTTTGATAAAGCTAAAAAAGATGACAAACCATTAAACCTAGAGCAAAGGGCTAATCGACGCAAACGTTTGAAAATGCTGCAAAAGCAACAAAATGTTGAGCAAATATTAGAATTTTCAGCTGAGTATATTGATAGTAGCCGAACCCAAGCAGAAGTCGATCCAGATTGGCTATATCAATTTTTTGAAGCAGCTGAAAGTATTTATGCACGCCCAATGCAGCAATTGTGGGGCAAAATATTAGCCATGCAAACTGCTAAACCAAACCGTTTTTCGTTGCGAGCGCTTGTTACGTTAAAGACAATGACTTATCAAGAGGCGAATATTTTTCAAGCTGCGTGCGCATTGGCAATGACAGATAAATCAGATAAAGGCGGTAAAATTTTAACTGGCTTATATTGCCAGCTTGGGCTGTTAAGTTGGTTTAAATCCGTTAAACCTAAACACCTTAATTTAAGTAAATTTGGGTTGAGCTATCCTGATTTGCTCAGCTTGATTGAACTTGGATTAATCTATTCAAGTGAAATTGAAAGCTCACCTTATCCAATCAACCATGCGTTAGCTCTTGAGAACAGACAGCACAAAATTAATATAAAAGTGAAAAATGATAACACCATCTTGACTTATTATAAGCTGACACAAACAGGAATCGAATTAGCTAGTTTAATTGCCGGAAACGCTAAGCAAGATTATTTTAAACAAATGACTGATACTTTTACACCAGAGCTTGAAATATCGATTAATTCCACCCAAGACAGTTAG